The Agromyces mangrovi genome contains a region encoding:
- a CDS encoding DUF3566 domain-containing protein, which yields MSSVADKLAKKSSRRTPAKQVRLRLVYIDFWSALKLSFLVAVCIAVINIVATFLVWTVLNSTDIFTMVNDLVQDIAGTAGDLTAFLSLGNIMGFAIIVSLLNLVVTTALGAIIAVLYNLSVKVTGGILVGFTNN from the coding sequence ATGAGTAGCGTCGCGGACAAGCTCGCGAAGAAGTCCTCGCGTCGGACGCCGGCCAAGCAGGTGCGCCTGCGGCTGGTCTACATCGACTTCTGGTCGGCGCTGAAGCTGTCCTTCCTGGTCGCCGTGTGCATCGCGGTCATCAACATCGTCGCCACGTTCCTCGTCTGGACGGTGCTGAACTCGACCGATATCTTCACCATGGTCAACGACCTCGTGCAGGACATCGCCGGCACCGCGGGCGATCTCACCGCATTCCTGTCGCTCGGCAACATCATGGGATTCGCCATCATCGTGTCGCTGCTGAACCTCGTCGTGACGACCGCGCTGGGCGCGATCATCGCGGTGCTGTACAACCTCAGCGTCAAGGTGACCGGCGGCATCCTCGTTGGGTTCACGAACAACTGA
- the gyrA gene encoding DNA gyrase subunit A, translated as MADVTTPEENAGHDPHGRIDQVDLQLEMQRSYLDYAMSVIVGRALPEVRDGLKPVHRRVIYAMYDGGYRPDKAFSKCSRVVGDVMGQFHPHGDTAIYDALVRLVQPWSMRYPLALGQGNFGSPGNDGAAAPRYTETKMHPIALEMVRDIDEDTVDFQDNYDGHTQEPSILPSRFPNLLVNGSVGIAVGMATNIPPHNLREVASGAQWYLEHPDASREELQEALIQRIKGPDFPTGAQILGVKGIHDAYRTGRGSITMRAVVSVEELQGRTCLVVTELPYQVNPDNLAIKIADLVKEGKIGGIADIRDETSGRTGQRLVIVLKRDAVAKVVLNNLYKHTQLQENFGANMLAIVDGVPRTLSIDGFIAHWVDHQVDVIVRRTKFRLAKAEADAHIQRGYVKALDMLDEVIALIRRSPDVDTARTGLMELLDVDQLQADAILTMQLRRLAALERQKIIDRLEELEREIAEYLAILADESRQRAIVSDELATIVDKYGDERRTHIMPGFDGDMSVEDLIPEEEMVVTVTRGGYVKRTRSDNYRSQHRGGKGVKGAQLRADDVVEHFFVTTTHHWLLFFTNMGRVYRAKAYEILEAGRDAKGQHVANLLEMQPDEQIAEILDIRDYEVARHLVLATRDGLVKKTELTQYDTNRSRGIIAINLREGDELVSAMLVDEGDELLLVSRKGMSLRFAATDEALRPMGRSTSGVKGIAFREGDELLEASVVPHTEGQSVVVEGDGPDAAKGRRSPSDTYVFVVTEGGWAKRTPVEEYRIQGRSGLGIKVAKLNGDRGDLVGSLIVAEGDEVLVVLASGKVVRSDVAEVPAKGRDTMGVVFAKFADDDRIIAIARNTERNLTEHDGEGVEGSPGKGEAADE; from the coding sequence ATGGCAGACGTCACCACTCCCGAGGAGAACGCGGGGCACGACCCGCACGGCCGCATCGACCAGGTCGACCTGCAGCTCGAGATGCAGCGGTCGTACCTCGACTACGCGATGAGCGTGATCGTCGGGCGAGCGCTGCCCGAGGTGCGCGACGGGCTGAAGCCCGTGCACCGGCGCGTGATCTACGCGATGTACGACGGCGGCTACCGCCCCGACAAGGCGTTCTCGAAGTGCTCGCGCGTGGTCGGCGACGTGATGGGCCAGTTCCACCCGCACGGCGACACGGCGATCTACGACGCGCTCGTCCGACTCGTCCAGCCGTGGTCGATGCGCTACCCGCTCGCGCTCGGCCAGGGCAACTTCGGCTCGCCCGGCAACGACGGCGCCGCCGCCCCGCGGTACACCGAGACCAAGATGCATCCGATCGCGCTCGAGATGGTGCGCGACATCGACGAGGACACCGTCGACTTCCAGGACAACTACGACGGCCACACGCAGGAGCCGTCGATCCTGCCGAGCCGCTTCCCGAACCTGCTGGTCAACGGCTCCGTCGGCATCGCGGTCGGCATGGCCACGAACATCCCGCCGCACAACCTCCGCGAGGTCGCGTCGGGTGCGCAGTGGTACCTCGAGCACCCGGATGCCTCGCGCGAGGAGCTCCAGGAGGCGCTGATCCAGCGCATCAAGGGGCCGGACTTCCCGACCGGGGCGCAGATCCTCGGCGTGAAGGGCATCCACGACGCGTACCGCACGGGCCGCGGCTCGATCACCATGCGCGCGGTCGTCTCGGTCGAGGAGCTGCAGGGCCGCACCTGCCTCGTGGTCACCGAGCTGCCGTACCAGGTGAACCCCGACAACCTGGCGATCAAGATCGCCGACCTCGTCAAGGAGGGGAAGATCGGCGGCATCGCCGACATCCGCGACGAGACCTCGGGCCGCACCGGCCAGCGACTCGTGATCGTGCTGAAGCGCGACGCGGTCGCGAAGGTCGTGCTGAACAACCTGTACAAGCACACCCAGTTGCAGGAGAACTTCGGCGCGAACATGCTCGCGATCGTCGACGGCGTGCCCCGCACCCTCTCGATCGACGGCTTCATCGCGCACTGGGTCGACCACCAGGTCGACGTGATCGTGCGCCGCACGAAGTTCCGCCTCGCGAAGGCCGAGGCCGACGCGCACATCCAGCGCGGCTACGTGAAGGCGCTCGACATGCTCGACGAGGTGATCGCGCTCATCCGCCGCTCACCCGACGTCGACACTGCGCGCACCGGCCTCATGGAGCTGCTCGACGTCGACCAGCTGCAGGCCGACGCCATCCTCACGATGCAGCTGCGCCGTCTCGCGGCGCTCGAGCGCCAGAAGATCATCGACCGCCTCGAGGAACTCGAGCGCGAGATCGCCGAGTACCTCGCGATCCTCGCCGACGAGTCCCGCCAGCGGGCGATCGTCAGCGACGAGCTCGCGACCATCGTCGACAAGTACGGCGACGAGCGCCGCACGCACATCATGCCCGGCTTCGACGGCGACATGAGCGTGGAGGACCTCATCCCCGAGGAGGAGATGGTCGTCACCGTCACCCGCGGCGGATACGTCAAGCGCACGCGCAGCGACAACTACCGCTCGCAGCATCGCGGCGGCAAGGGCGTGAAGGGCGCGCAGCTGCGCGCCGACGACGTGGTCGAGCACTTCTTCGTGACGACCACGCACCACTGGCTGCTGTTCTTCACGAACATGGGCCGGGTCTACCGCGCGAAGGCGTACGAGATCCTCGAGGCCGGCCGCGACGCGAAGGGCCAGCACGTCGCGAACCTGCTCGAGATGCAGCCCGACGAGCAGATCGCCGAGATCCTCGACATCCGCGACTACGAGGTGGCCAGGCACCTCGTGCTCGCCACGCGAGACGGCCTCGTCAAGAAGACTGAGCTGACGCAGTACGACACCAACCGCTCGCGCGGCATCATCGCCATCAACCTGCGCGAGGGCGACGAACTCGTCTCCGCCATGCTGGTCGACGAGGGCGACGAGCTGCTGCTCGTGTCGCGCAAGGGCATGTCGCTGCGCTTCGCCGCCACCGACGAGGCGCTCCGGCCGATGGGCCGTTCGACCTCGGGCGTCAAGGGCATCGCGTTCCGCGAGGGCGACGAGCTGCTCGAGGCATCCGTCGTGCCCCACACCGAGGGCCAGTCCGTCGTGGTCGAGGGCGATGGGCCGGATGCCGCGAAGGGGCGCCGTTCCCCGAGCGACACCTACGTGTTCGTCGTCACCGAGGGCGGCTGGGCGAAGCGCACGCCGGTCGAGGAGTACCGCATCCAGGGGCGGAGCGGACTGGGCATCAAGGTGGCCAAGCTGAACGGCGACCGCGGCGATCTGGTGGGCTCGCTCATCGTCGCCGAGGGCGACGAGGTCCTTGTGGTCCTTGCCAGCGGCAAGGTGGTACGCTCTGACGTCGCGGAGGTCCCGGCCAAGGGTCGGGACACGATGGGCGTGGTGTTCGCGAAGTTCGCGGACGACGATCGCATCATCGCGATCGCACGGAACACCGAGCGGAACCTCACCGAGCACGATGGGGAGGGCGTCGAGGGTTCGCCGGGAAAGGGAGAAGCAGCAGATGAGTAG
- a CDS encoding peptidylprolyl isomerase, producing the protein MPQHTAVATITTNHGPIQVELYGNHAPKTVDNFVGLATGAKEWTHPATGQKTTDPLYDGVVFHRIIPGFMIQGGDPLGQGVGGPGYQFDDEIHPELDFTEPYVLAMANAGKQMGRGTNGSQFFITVGPTTWLQGKHTIFGKVTDAASQGVVDKLAAVPTDGRDRPLEDVVIETISVEAV; encoded by the coding sequence ATGCCACAACACACCGCAGTCGCGACGATCACGACCAACCACGGACCCATCCAGGTCGAGCTCTACGGCAACCACGCACCGAAGACGGTGGACAACTTCGTCGGCCTCGCGACCGGCGCCAAGGAGTGGACGCACCCGGCCACGGGCCAGAAGACCACCGACCCGCTGTACGACGGCGTCGTGTTCCACCGCATCATCCCCGGCTTCATGATCCAGGGCGGCGACCCGCTCGGCCAGGGCGTCGGCGGCCCCGGCTACCAGTTCGACGACGAGATCCACCCCGAGCTCGACTTCACCGAGCCGTACGTGCTGGCCATGGCCAACGCCGGCAAGCAGATGGGGCGCGGCACGAACGGCTCGCAGTTCTTCATCACCGTCGGCCCGACCACCTGGCTGCAGGGCAAGCACACCATCTTCGGCAAGGTGACGGATGCCGCGAGCCAGGGTGTCGTCGACAAGCTCGCCGCCGTCCCCACCGACGGTCGCGACCGCCCGCTCGAGGACGTCGTGATCGAGACCATCTCCGTCGAAGCGGTCTGA
- a CDS encoding NUDIX hydrolase has product MDIRIAAYGVIIRDGQVLLAHWNEHGRSGWTLPGGGIEGDEHPHDAARREIFEETGYRARIDRLLGIDRMMIDASRRHSDTAADLYALRVVYRATVTGGTLTNEVDGSSDEARWFPLDDVPELHRVSLVDVGLRLDAAEPPEGMLGTGA; this is encoded by the coding sequence GTGGACATCCGCATCGCGGCCTACGGCGTCATCATCCGCGACGGTCAGGTGCTGCTCGCGCACTGGAACGAACACGGCAGGTCCGGCTGGACGCTCCCCGGCGGAGGCATCGAGGGGGACGAGCATCCGCACGACGCGGCCCGCCGCGAGATCTTCGAGGAGACGGGCTACCGCGCGAGGATCGACCGGCTGCTCGGCATCGACCGCATGATGATCGACGCGTCCCGACGACACAGCGACACGGCCGCCGACCTCTACGCGCTGCGCGTCGTCTACCGCGCGACCGTGACCGGTGGCACCCTCACCAACGAGGTCGACGGATCGAGCGACGAGGCGCGCTGGTTCCCGCTCGACGACGTACCCGAGCTGCACCGCGTGAGCCTGGTCGACGTCGGGTTGCGCCTCGACGCGGCCGAGCCGCCGGAGGGGATGCTCGGCACCGGGGCCTGA